A single Parabacteroides timonensis DNA region contains:
- a CDS encoding sigma-54-dependent transcriptional regulator yields MNLHQANILIVDDDKDVLTAVRFLLKMEVKTILTETNPENIHKLIMTNDIDIVMLDMNFRSSINTGNEGIFWLKEIKKWKPAQSVIMITAYADIDLAIKSLKEGAADFIVKPWHNENLVNILRETLHKQTSADVKEKINEKKTDVKIVGASESMQLLFHKLQKIAPTDANILILGENGTGKDLVARYIYQLSLRRNYPYIKVDVGSLTETLFESELFGHKKGAFTDAREDRTGLIEAADKGTLFLDEIGNITLQQQAKLLTVLQNREVTRLGANAPTPVDIRLLSATNLPLRELANETRFRKDLIYRINTVEITVPPLRERGEDIILLAEHFLEMYEKKYFKQKFRLSDSAKKKLMLYHYPGNVRELQYTIERGVIMSDSNILKAEDITFSPMEQPEGNNQPIPTHNLEDLERAAIEQVIQKHNGNISQAAKELGLTRGALYRRLEKYGL; encoded by the coding sequence ATGAACTTACACCAGGCAAATATACTGATTGTTGATGATGATAAAGACGTTCTGACCGCAGTACGTTTCTTGCTGAAGATGGAAGTAAAAACGATATTGACCGAAACGAATCCTGAAAATATCCATAAGCTGATCATGACCAACGATATCGACATTGTTATGTTGGATATGAATTTCAGAAGTTCCATCAACACAGGCAATGAAGGTATTTTCTGGTTGAAGGAAATAAAGAAATGGAAACCTGCTCAATCTGTCATCATGATCACCGCCTATGCTGATATCGATCTGGCTATCAAAAGCCTGAAAGAAGGGGCAGCCGACTTTATCGTCAAACCCTGGCATAATGAAAACCTGGTAAATATCCTGAGGGAAACGCTTCACAAGCAGACATCTGCCGATGTCAAAGAAAAGATAAATGAAAAGAAGACAGATGTAAAGATTGTAGGAGCTTCGGAAAGTATGCAGCTATTGTTTCATAAATTACAAAAGATCGCACCTACCGATGCCAATATACTAATACTGGGAGAAAACGGGACGGGAAAGGATCTGGTAGCCCGTTATATCTATCAGTTATCCCTGCGCCGGAACTACCCGTATATAAAAGTGGATGTAGGTTCCCTGACAGAAACTCTTTTCGAAAGTGAGCTTTTCGGACATAAAAAAGGAGCCTTTACAGATGCACGCGAAGACCGAACCGGATTGATCGAGGCAGCCGACAAGGGTACACTCTTTCTGGATGAAATAGGTAATATCACTTTACAACAACAGGCCAAACTGCTGACCGTATTACAAAACCGGGAGGTAACACGTCTGGGAGCCAATGCACCGACACCGGTGGATATCCGTCTGTTATCCGCCACCAATCTACCATTACGGGAACTGGCTAATGAGACACGTTTTCGTAAAGACCTGATCTACCGGATCAATACGGTAGAAATAACGGTACCTCCTCTCCGTGAGCGGGGTGAAGATATTATCTTGTTGGCAGAACATTTCCTGGAGATGTATGAGAAAAAGTATTTCAAGCAAAAGTTCCGTTTATCCGACTCAGCCAAAAAGAAACTGATGTTGTATCATTACCCGGGAAACGTACGCGAACTGCAATATACCATTGAAAGAGGTGTTATCATGTCAGACAGCAATATTCTGAAAGCCGAGGACATCACCTTCTCTCCTATGGAACAGCCGGAAGGGAACAATCAGCCGATACCTACCCACAACCTGGAAGATCTGGAAAGAGCCGCTATCGAGCAGGTGATCCAAAAACATAACGGAAACATATCACAGGCGGCCAAAGAACTGGGACTGACCCGGGGAGCTTTATACCGCCGGTTAGAAAAATACGGACTATGA
- a CDS encoding sensor histidine kinase: MTILLSTLIVLLLIYIIYVRRKTNREIDEFAESILYKDFSKKYPRFQTITDAFLNLAREKEAQQHYLKEMLELVDTGILAYDIETYKTLWMNDAFTTMLNIPHIKNINWLKKQNEGLFNELLDIPVNESTLLTIHARKQTIKTMTNASVFQTGGKTYKLIAFHNVSATMEEVESGAWKGLLNVMTHEIMNSIVPVSSLSDTLRRKIHTLKETSSPLSEPDVEDMEFALDTIHRRSDGLLRFAETYRSLSQKIVPDMKFYNLYELLNAIHSLMNPSLQQKGIGFTLKTDNPDVTAYMDRDLIEQVIINFVTNATYAVKEKENPEIHLFSGCDNEGHPYITVADNGCGISDAIRDKIFIPFFSSKKNGNGIGLSISREIVKLHNGKLHVQSQEGAGSAFTVLFSSPNKH; the protein is encoded by the coding sequence ATGACCATCCTGTTATCCACCTTAATCGTCCTGCTCCTTATATATATAATATATGTACGGAGAAAAACAAACCGGGAAATCGACGAGTTTGCCGAGTCGATTCTTTACAAAGACTTTTCCAAAAAATATCCGCGCTTCCAGACCATCACGGATGCATTCCTGAACCTGGCACGTGAAAAAGAGGCCCAGCAACATTATCTGAAAGAAATGTTGGAACTGGTCGACACCGGCATTCTCGCCTACGATATAGAAACCTATAAAACGTTATGGATGAACGACGCTTTTACTACGATGCTCAACATTCCTCATATCAAGAATATCAACTGGCTAAAAAAACAGAACGAAGGCTTGTTCAATGAATTGCTCGATATTCCGGTAAACGAAAGTACCCTGCTGACTATCCATGCCCGGAAACAAACCATCAAAACAATGACCAATGCTTCCGTCTTTCAAACAGGAGGAAAAACCTATAAGCTGATAGCTTTCCACAACGTAAGCGCCACAATGGAAGAGGTCGAATCGGGCGCATGGAAAGGATTACTTAATGTGATGACCCATGAGATAATGAATTCTATCGTACCCGTCTCTTCTCTTTCGGATACGCTCAGAAGGAAGATACATACACTGAAAGAGACTTCTTCCCCACTGTCGGAACCGGATGTGGAAGATATGGAGTTTGCGTTAGACACCATTCACCGGCGGAGTGACGGATTGCTACGTTTTGCCGAAACATATCGTAGTCTAAGCCAGAAGATAGTGCCTGACATGAAATTCTACAACCTCTACGAGCTGTTAAACGCTATTCATTCCCTGATGAACCCGTCTTTGCAGCAGAAAGGAATCGGATTCACCCTTAAAACAGATAATCCGGACGTGACAGCCTATATGGACAGGGATCTGATCGAACAGGTGATAATTAATTTTGTCACCAATGCGACTTATGCCGTAAAAGAAAAGGAGAATCCGGAAATCCATCTTTTTTCCGGCTGTGATAACGAAGGACATCCTTACATCACCGTTGCCGATAATGGATGCGGTATATCCGATGCAATACGTGACAAGATATTTATCCCATTCTTCAGTTCTAAAAAAAACGGAAACGGCATCGGACTGAGTATTTCGCGGGAAATCGTCAAACTTCATAACGGAAAGCTGCATGTGCAAAGCCAGGAAGGTGCAGGAAGTGCTTTCACCGTTTTATTCAGCTCCCCAAACAAACATTAG
- the rpmA gene encoding 50S ribosomal protein L27, whose product MAHKKGVGSSKNGRESQSKRLGVKLFGGEVAKAGNILVRQRGTVHHPGENVGIGKDHTLYALKDGVVTFRRSKENRSFVSIQEIVAEA is encoded by the coding sequence ATGGCACATAAGAAAGGTGTGGGTAGTTCTAAGAACGGCCGTGAATCACAAAGTAAAAGATTAGGTGTTAAGCTTTTTGGTGGTGAAGTTGCTAAAGCTGGTAACATTTTAGTTCGCCAGAGAGGTACAGTTCATCATCCGGGTGAAAACGTTGGTATCGGTAAAGATCATACGTTGTACGCTTTGAAAGATGGTGTTGTTACTTTCCGTAGAAGTAAAGAAAACAGATCTTTCGTTTCTATCCAGGAAATCGTAGCAGAAGCATAA
- the rplU gene encoding 50S ribosomal protein L21 produces the protein MYVIVEINGQQFKAEEGKKLFVHHIQNAESGAVVEFDKVLLVDNNGEVKVGVPTVEGAKVVCEVLSPLVKGDKVLIFHKKRRKGYRKLNGHRQQFTEVSIKEIVA, from the coding sequence ATGTACGTAATCGTAGAAATTAACGGACAGCAGTTCAAAGCTGAAGAAGGAAAGAAATTATTCGTTCATCACATTCAGAACGCAGAAAGCGGAGCTGTTGTTGAGTTTGACAAAGTATTGTTGGTTGACAACAATGGTGAAGTTAAAGTAGGTGTTCCTACCGTAGAAGGCGCAAAGGTAGTATGTGAAGTACTGTCTCCGCTGGTAAAAGGTGATAAAGTGCTGATCTTCCACAAGAAGAGAAGAAAAGGTTATCGTAAACTGAACGGTCACCGTCAGCAGTTCACTGAAGTGAGTATTAAAGAAATTGTTGCTTAA
- a CDS encoding Maf-like protein produces MLTNLLKYRIVLGSNSPRRKELLSGLDLNFEVEVIPGIDESYPETLTAEEIPLHIARKKAEAYMGKMTDNELLITADTIVATYDHILGKPANREEAIEMLRYLSDHVHEVVTGVCLTTREKSISFSVASAVSFAKLEDDDIIYYVDKYRPFDKAGSYGIQEWIGYIGVEAINGSFYNVMGLPVQRLYQELKKF; encoded by the coding sequence ATGTTGACTAACCTACTAAAATACCGTATTGTGCTGGGGTCGAACTCGCCCCGCCGAAAAGAATTATTGTCCGGGCTGGATCTCAACTTTGAGGTCGAAGTCATTCCCGGTATCGATGAGTCGTATCCCGAAACATTGACGGCTGAAGAGATCCCTTTGCATATTGCCCGTAAGAAAGCGGAAGCATATATGGGGAAAATGACTGATAACGAACTGCTGATCACGGCTGATACGATCGTTGCCACTTACGATCATATTTTGGGTAAACCTGCGAATCGTGAAGAGGCGATCGAAATGTTACGTTATTTGTCTGATCATGTGCATGAAGTTGTGACAGGCGTTTGCTTGACTACCAGGGAAAAGAGCATTTCTTTTTCTGTAGCTTCGGCTGTCAGCTTTGCGAAGCTGGAAGATGATGATATTATTTATTATGTAGACAAATACCGTCCGTTCGATAAGGCCGGCAGTTATGGCATACAGGAATGGATCGGTTATATAGGTGTAGAGGCTATTAATGGATCGTTTTATAATGTAATGGGGTTGCCGGTACAGCGGTTATATCAGGAATTGAAGAAATTTTGA
- a CDS encoding KdsC family phosphatase: MSSINYDLTKIKAFVFDVDGVLSCDVVSLHPNGDPMRTVNIKDGYALQLAVKKGYHVGIITGGYTEAVQIRFSRLGIVHIYMRSAVKIHDFNDFLQKTGLKPEEVMYAGDDIPDYEVMQQVGLPVAPADAAPEIKQIAKYISLRKGGEGIARDVIEQTMKAQGHWMSDEAFGW, encoded by the coding sequence ATGAGTAGTATCAATTATGACCTGACAAAAATAAAAGCATTTGTGTTTGACGTAGACGGTGTCTTGTCGTGTGATGTGGTTTCACTCCATCCAAACGGCGATCCGATGCGTACGGTTAATATCAAAGACGGATATGCCTTGCAGTTGGCGGTGAAGAAAGGTTATCATGTCGGTATCATTACCGGAGGGTATACGGAGGCTGTGCAGATCCGATTCTCCCGGTTGGGTATTGTGCATATTTATATGCGGAGTGCCGTGAAGATACATGATTTTAACGACTTTCTTCAAAAGACCGGATTGAAGCCGGAAGAGGTAATGTATGCCGGTGACGATATTCCCGATTATGAAGTCATGCAACAGGTCGGTTTGCCTGTCGCTCCTGCCGACGCTGCTCCTGAAATCAAACAGATTGCAAAATACATCTCTTTGCGCAAAGGGGGCGAAGGTATTGCCCGCGATGTAATTGAACAGACAATGAAAGCACAAGGCCATTGGATGAGCGACGAAGCCTTCGGATGGTAA
- a CDS encoding Rossmann-like and DUF2520 domain-containing protein yields the protein MKIVFIGAGNLATRLSLAMQRVGMQIGQVYSRTQENARQLATKLGCPWTTDLSALQPDADMYVFSLKDTVLAEVIAKVKPNNGLWIHTAGSMPMNIFEGHAARYGVLYPLQTFSKGREVSFDVIPLFLEANTQKDADYLKNVASALSENVRFMSSEKRRSLHLAAVFACNFTNHIYALSYKLLEEEGISADVLLPLIDETAAKIHLMSPAAAQTGPAIRYDENVINKHLAMLNDPDMKSIYRLLSQSIHKEAQNE from the coding sequence ATGAAAATAGTATTCATAGGTGCCGGTAATCTGGCGACTCGCCTGTCGTTAGCTATGCAACGGGTCGGTATGCAGATCGGACAGGTATATAGTCGTACTCAGGAGAATGCCCGACAGTTGGCTACTAAGCTGGGGTGTCCCTGGACTACAGACCTTTCAGCTTTGCAGCCGGATGCGGATATGTATGTTTTTTCACTGAAAGATACAGTTCTGGCTGAGGTGATCGCAAAGGTAAAGCCGAACAACGGTTTGTGGATACATACTGCCGGAAGTATGCCGATGAATATTTTTGAGGGACACGCTGCGCGTTATGGCGTACTCTATCCTTTACAGACATTCAGTAAGGGGCGGGAGGTCAGTTTCGATGTGATCCCGCTTTTTCTGGAAGCCAATACCCAAAAGGATGCCGACTATCTGAAGAATGTAGCCAGTGCGCTTTCGGAAAATGTCCGTTTTATGTCATCAGAAAAACGGCGTAGCTTACACCTGGCTGCTGTCTTTGCCTGCAATTTTACCAATCATATTTATGCATTGTCCTATAAGTTGCTTGAAGAAGAAGGAATCTCTGCCGATGTACTTTTGCCGCTGATAGATGAAACGGCTGCAAAGATACATCTCATGTCGCCGGCTGCCGCCCAAACCGGTCCGGCAATCCGGTACGACGAGAATGTGATAAATAAACATCTGGCTATGCTGAACGATCCCGATATGAAATCGATCTACCGGCTTTTGAGCCAGAGTATACATAAGGAGGCCCAAAATGAGTAG
- a CDS encoding nitroreductase family protein: MDSFATLIKNRRSTRKFTDQLLSPEQVEMILKAALMAPASKRKNPWQFVVVEDKEMLKKLSACKPAGSSFLEGCALAVVVMANVMESDVWVEDASIASIYMQLQAEDLGLGSCWCQIRNRQTEDDTDANVYVRNLLDVPYQLEVLSIIGFGYKDQERKPFDEAHLQWEKIHLGTYKMPEENSEV, translated from the coding sequence ATGGACAGCTTTGCAACTCTTATCAAGAATAGAAGAAGTACACGTAAGTTTACCGACCAGTTGCTTTCGCCCGAACAAGTGGAGATGATACTGAAAGCTGCATTGATGGCTCCGGCATCCAAGCGTAAAAATCCCTGGCAGTTCGTGGTTGTGGAAGACAAGGAGATGTTAAAAAAACTGTCTGCCTGTAAACCGGCGGGTTCGTCTTTCCTTGAAGGTTGTGCCTTGGCTGTTGTGGTGATGGCAAATGTGATGGAAAGTGATGTCTGGGTAGAAGATGCCTCGATTGCTTCCATTTACATGCAACTTCAGGCGGAAGATCTGGGGCTGGGAAGTTGTTGGTGCCAGATTCGTAACCGGCAGACAGAAGACGATACGGATGCGAATGTGTATGTCCGTAATCTTTTGGATGTCCCTTATCAGCTCGAAGTGTTATCGATTATCGGTTTCGGATATAAAGATCAGGAACGTAAACCGTTTGACGAAGCACATCTGCAATGGGAAAAAATACATCTCGGTACCTATAAGATGCCGGAAGAAAATAGTGAAGTATGA
- a CDS encoding TonB-dependent receptor, with protein sequence MKIRAIAALLFILFSISAFGQKHVKITGYVRDADGSPLELVLVQIKNTLNGAMTNEKGYYSLTTSPGDSVSVIFSCLGYNKAERILPSVQQDMRLNVQMNYTSIDLGEVVATAIRKQTTTLETLDANRVKLLPDPAGGSIESLVVTFAGVSSSNELSSQYSVRGGSYDENIVYVNGLEVFRPLLIRSGQQEGLSFINPDMTESVNFAAGGFEARYGDKMSSVLDIKYKKPKIFEGSASASLLGANAYVGSSIGKFTQVTGVRYKTGRSLLKTMDTDAEYQPDFVDLQSYMTYQLAPKWEVNFLGNLASNTFKYTPHKRETTFGTVENAKRFEVAFPNSRESDKFQTLFGALTLKHNPNENTELGIQASAFTSKEIETYDITGEYWLGDAAEENEQEQVPLSVARYHEHARNRLNSTIMNAGHYGSARIKNNTIKWGATVQMEKINDRISEWEKRDSAGYSLPQTGTGVNVISNLYSDNDLSSTRLSAYVQDAFKFRTKQGMFTLVGGLRGSYWSYNKEFIISPRVSLGFIPNFDQNLTFRAASGIYYQSPFYKELRTTVRDEAGNDIIALNKDIKSQRSIHFIVGGDYTFRAADRNFKVSADLYYKKLDDLIPYTVDNVKIRYYGENCAKGHAMGIDVKFFGEFVPGTDSWISFSLMKAEQTIRDQVTVPMPNSQGYNVSLFFQDYFPGYKRVKLNLKGVLSGGLPFIAPRTKYEDVKSVFRTPAYKRVDLGFSYQLAGESDAIMDRGFFRHLKNIWVGVDVFNLFDIKNVSSYYWITNIDNQQFAVPNYLTGRQLNARLIVDF encoded by the coding sequence ATGAAGATTCGTGCGATAGCTGCACTGCTATTTATATTATTTTCTATCAGTGCTTTTGGACAAAAGCATGTTAAAATCACAGGATATGTTCGTGACGCCGATGGCAGTCCGCTTGAATTGGTTCTTGTCCAGATAAAAAACACCCTGAACGGAGCGATGACCAACGAAAAGGGATATTATTCGCTCACAACGTCTCCCGGAGATTCCGTTTCCGTCATTTTCTCGTGTCTGGGATATAATAAAGCCGAACGTATTTTACCAAGCGTGCAGCAGGACATGCGCCTGAATGTACAAATGAACTATACCAGTATTGACCTGGGAGAAGTGGTTGCAACTGCCATCCGCAAACAGACGACAACCCTTGAAACACTCGACGCTAATCGGGTTAAGCTCCTACCCGACCCGGCCGGTGGTAGTATCGAAAGCCTGGTTGTCACTTTCGCAGGTGTTTCATCCAGCAATGAATTAAGTTCACAATATTCGGTTCGTGGTGGTAGCTACGATGAAAATATCGTTTATGTGAACGGGCTGGAGGTATTCCGCCCCTTATTGATACGTTCCGGGCAACAGGAAGGATTGAGTTTTATCAACCCCGACATGACCGAGTCGGTCAATTTTGCAGCCGGGGGATTCGAAGCCCGCTATGGAGATAAAATGAGTTCGGTACTCGACATCAAATATAAAAAACCAAAAATATTCGAAGGTTCGGCATCTGCCAGCCTGCTGGGAGCGAATGCCTATGTGGGCAGTTCGATCGGCAAATTCACACAGGTTACAGGTGTTCGCTACAAAACAGGCCGTTCATTGCTGAAAACGATGGACACAGATGCTGAATATCAGCCGGACTTCGTCGACCTCCAGTCATACATGACCTATCAACTGGCTCCCAAATGGGAAGTTAACTTCCTGGGAAACCTGGCTTCAAACACATTCAAATACACACCGCATAAACGCGAAACAACTTTCGGCACAGTTGAAAATGCTAAAAGATTCGAAGTTGCTTTCCCTAACAGTCGCGAAAGTGATAAGTTTCAGACCTTATTCGGGGCATTGACATTAAAACACAATCCAAACGAAAATACCGAACTGGGTATCCAGGCTTCTGCCTTCACCAGCAAGGAAATAGAGACATACGACATCACCGGCGAATACTGGCTGGGAGATGCTGCGGAAGAAAATGAGCAAGAACAAGTTCCACTCTCCGTCGCCCGTTATCATGAACATGCACGCAACCGGTTGAACTCAACCATCATGAATGCCGGACATTATGGTAGTGCGCGCATTAAGAATAACACGATCAAATGGGGAGCAACCGTACAGATGGAAAAAATCAACGACCGTATCAGCGAATGGGAAAAACGCGACTCGGCAGGCTATTCGCTTCCACAAACGGGAACGGGCGTAAACGTTATCTCCAACCTTTATTCCGATAATGACCTGTCCAGCACACGACTATCCGCTTATGTGCAGGATGCTTTTAAGTTCCGTACAAAACAAGGAATGTTTACACTGGTAGGCGGCCTTCGCGGAAGCTATTGGAGCTACAACAAGGAATTTATCATCAGCCCGCGTGTATCTCTCGGATTCATTCCGAACTTCGACCAAAATCTCACATTCCGGGCAGCGAGCGGTATTTACTATCAATCACCGTTTTATAAAGAACTACGTACCACTGTACGGGATGAAGCGGGAAACGATATTATTGCACTGAATAAAGATATCAAATCGCAACGTTCCATCCATTTCATTGTGGGAGGAGATTATACATTCCGTGCGGCAGACCGGAACTTTAAGGTAAGTGCCGACCTATATTACAAAAAACTGGACGACCTCATCCCTTATACTGTCGACAACGTCAAGATCCGTTATTACGGAGAGAACTGCGCCAAAGGACATGCAATGGGTATCGATGTAAAATTCTTCGGCGAATTCGTACCCGGCACCGACTCATGGATCAGTTTTTCGCTAATGAAGGCCGAACAAACGATACGCGACCAGGTAACCGTTCCGATGCCTAATAGCCAGGGATACAATGTTTCACTTTTCTTTCAGGATTATTTCCCGGGATACAAACGTGTAAAGCTAAACCTGAAAGGCGTTCTTTCCGGTGGTCTGCCCTTCATTGCCCCCCGGACGAAATACGAGGATGTAAAAAGCGTCTTCCGTACTCCGGCATACAAACGTGTCGACCTGGGGTTCTCTTATCAGCTTGCCGGGGAGTCGGACGCAATCATGGACCGGGGCTTTTTCCGCCACTTGAAAAATATCTGGGTAGGAGTCGACGTATTCAACTTGTTTGACATAAAAAATGTAAGCTCATACTACTGGATCACCAATATAGACAACCAGCAGTTCGCCGTACCGAACTACCTGACAGGCCGACAGCTTAATGCCCGTCTGATAGTTGATTTCTAA
- the mce gene encoding methylmalonyl-CoA epimerase, with translation MEITHIEHLGIAVKSIEACLPYYEEILGMKCYNIEEVADQKVKTAFFKVGQTKIELLEPTSEDSTIAKFIEKKGEGIHHIAFAVPDVQAALNEAEEKGVKLIDKAPRGGAEGLNIAFLHPKSTCSVLTELCMPGNK, from the coding sequence ATGGAAATTACACATATTGAGCACCTGGGCATTGCAGTGAAAAGCATCGAAGCATGTCTGCCGTATTACGAAGAAATTTTAGGCATGAAATGCTACAACATCGAAGAAGTAGCTGACCAGAAAGTGAAAACTGCTTTCTTTAAAGTAGGCCAGACCAAAATTGAATTACTGGAACCGACCAGCGAAGACAGCACTATCGCTAAATTCATCGAAAAGAAAGGCGAAGGCATTCATCATATCGCATTTGCTGTACCCGATGTACAGGCTGCTTTAAATGAAGCTGAAGAAAAAGGCGTTAAGCTGATCGACAAAGCTCCCCGTGGTGGTGCAGAAGGTTTGAACATCGCTTTCCTTCACCCGAAATCAACTTGCAGCGTTCTGACAGAACTTTGCATGCCGGGTAACAAATAA
- a CDS encoding acyl-CoA carboxylase subunit beta — translation MSNQLEKVKELIALREQARLGGGEKRIESQHKKGKYTARERIAMLLDEGSFEEFDMFVQHRCTNFGIEKTKFLGDGVVTGYGTIDGRLVYVYAQDFTVFGGALSESLAMKICKVMDQAMKMGAPVIGLNDSGGARIQEGVNALAGYAEIFQRNILASGVVPQISGIFGPCAGGAVYSPALTDFNIMTRGTSYMFLTGPKVVKTVTGEDVTQEQLGGASVHTTKSGVAHFAVDTEEDGLQLIRKLIGFLPQNNLEETPLIECNDPIDRLDDVLNDIIPDNTNQSYDMYEVIGTIIDNGEFLEVHADYAKNIIVGFARFNGQTVGIVANQPKVMAGCLDSNASRKAGRFVRFCDAFNIPLVTLVDVPGFLPGTGQEYNGVILHGAKLLYAYGEATVPKITVTLRKSYGGAYCVMSSKHLRGDMNYAWPTAEIAVMGPSGAVEVIFAKEVAASEDPAKATAEKEAEYKKAFANPYNAAQYGYIDDVIEPRNTRFRIIRALQQLQTKKLSNPAKKHDNLPL, via the coding sequence ATGAGTAACCAACTTGAAAAAGTAAAAGAGCTTATCGCTCTTCGCGAACAAGCCCGTCTCGGTGGTGGAGAAAAAAGAATCGAGTCTCAGCACAAAAAAGGCAAGTACACAGCACGCGAACGTATCGCCATGTTACTTGACGAAGGTAGTTTCGAGGAGTTCGATATGTTCGTTCAACACCGTTGTACCAACTTCGGTATCGAAAAAACAAAATTCCTGGGTGATGGCGTTGTAACAGGTTATGGTACGATCGACGGCCGCCTTGTTTACGTCTATGCACAAGATTTCACAGTATTCGGCGGTGCTTTGTCAGAGTCATTAGCTATGAAGATCTGTAAAGTAATGGATCAGGCCATGAAGATGGGTGCCCCTGTCATCGGTCTGAACGATTCAGGTGGAGCACGTATCCAGGAAGGTGTCAACGCTTTGGCCGGTTATGCCGAAATTTTCCAGCGTAACATTCTGGCCTCAGGTGTTGTTCCACAGATTTCCGGTATCTTTGGCCCATGTGCCGGTGGTGCCGTTTATTCTCCTGCACTGACAGACTTCAACATCATGACACGCGGAACAAGCTACATGTTCCTGACTGGTCCGAAAGTTGTAAAAACTGTTACCGGAGAAGACGTAACCCAGGAACAACTGGGTGGCGCAAGCGTACACACGACCAAATCGGGTGTTGCTCATTTCGCTGTCGACACAGAAGAAGATGGTCTGCAACTGATCCGCAAATTGATCGGCTTCCTTCCGCAGAATAACCTGGAAGAAACACCGCTGATCGAATGTAACGATCCTATCGATCGCTTGGATGATGTATTAAATGATATTATTCCGGATAACACCAACCAGTCATACGATATGTATGAAGTGATCGGAACAATTATCGACAACGGCGAATTCCTTGAAGTACATGCCGATTATGCCAAAAATATTATCGTTGGTTTCGCTCGTTTCAACGGACAGACAGTTGGTATCGTAGCCAACCAGCCAAAAGTTATGGCCGGATGTCTCGACAGCAATGCATCACGTAAAGCAGGTCGTTTCGTTCGTTTCTGCGACGCATTCAACATTCCTCTGGTAACATTGGTTGACGTTCCGGGATTCCTTCCGGGAACAGGACAGGAATACAATGGTGTAATCCTTCACGGAGCTAAATTGCTTTATGCTTACGGTGAAGCAACTGTACCTAAAATCACAGTTACCCTGCGTAAATCTTATGGTGGAGCTTACTGCGTGATGAGTTCTAAACACCTGCGTGGCGATATGAACTACGCATGGCCGACTGCAGAAATCGCAGTAATGGGCCCGAGCGGTGCAGTAGAAGTTATCTTCGCAAAAGAAGTTGCTGCATCGGAAGATCCGGCAAAAGCAACTGCTGAAAAAGAAGCAGAATACAAGAAAGCATTTGCAAACCCATACAATGCTGCTCAGTACGGTTATATCGACGATGTGATCGAACCGCGTAACACTCGTTTCCGTATTATTCGCGCATTACAACAATTGCAGACTAAGAAGTTAAGCAATCCTGCTAAGAAACATGACAATCTGCCTCTATAA